In a genomic window of bacterium:
- a CDS encoding RNA polymerase sigma factor, translating into MTDFEQLHRALRPGIHRYLAGLVGEDEAEDLTQEVFVKVSDSLGGFRGESSVSTWVYRIAKNVAIDRLRSVASSSHLATELSNKIAAEQAPPPVEQQHVRKEMNDCIRQFVANLPPDYRSVMILSELKGLSNRQIADALGLTLDTVKIRLHRARARLKADLAAGCSFYRDDRNELACEPKFEPVSFSPRPPSIGLNDGGGRRQ; encoded by the coding sequence GTGACGGACTTCGAGCAACTCCATCGTGCGCTTCGTCCAGGGATACATCGCTATCTTGCGGGTCTCGTCGGTGAGGATGAGGCGGAAGACCTGACCCAAGAGGTCTTCGTCAAGGTAAGCGACAGCCTCGGTGGGTTTCGAGGAGAGTCCAGTGTCTCCACTTGGGTTTATCGAATCGCGAAGAACGTTGCGATCGACCGGCTGCGAAGCGTAGCGTCCTCATCACATCTCGCGACGGAGTTGTCGAACAAGATCGCTGCGGAACAAGCGCCACCTCCTGTCGAGCAACAACACGTGCGGAAGGAAATGAATGACTGCATCCGACAATTCGTTGCGAACCTTCCACCGGACTATCGGTCGGTCATGATTCTCAGCGAGTTGAAGGGGCTTAGTAACCGCCAGATTGCGGACGCCCTGGGGCTCACGCTCGACACGGTCAAAATCAGGCTGCATCGGGCGCGAGCGCGGCTCAAGGCGGACTTGGCCGCTGGCTGCAGCTTTTACCGGGACGATCGAAATGAACTGGCATGCGAGCCGAAGTTCGAGCCTGTATCCTTTTCCCCTC